In Serinus canaria isolate serCan28SL12 chromosome 5, serCan2020, whole genome shotgun sequence, the following proteins share a genomic window:
- the NUMB gene encoding protein numb homolog isoform X13 produces the protein MHICEDAVKRLKSSGKKAVKAVLWVSADGLRVVDEKTKDLIVDQTIEKVSFCAPDRNFDRAFSYICRDGTTRRWICHCFMAVKDTGERLSHAVGCAFAACLERKQKREKECGVTATFDASRTTFTREGSFRVTTATEQAEREEIMRQMPDAKAVETEVKTVAPGAAPNNTAPSSGSPTSPTAEVAASLDKEMSNPHAIPRRHAPIEQLARQGSFRGFPALSQKMSPFKRQLSLRINELPSTVQRKTDFPMKNSVPEVEGETDSISALCSQITSAFSTPSEDPFSSAPMTKPVTVVAPQSPAFQVNGTDSAFCVLAAKPSQAAVVSTAMPVRETNPWAHAPAANTGAAAVVAGTEWSSTSSGAASPSLFQGNHRRTPSEADRWLEEVSKTVRAQQQPTSAPAPQPLLQPPPAAPASQSATAFPVSTFIAPQPVPVGVVPPMQPAFIPAQPYAVANGMTYAAPSVPVVGITPSQMVANVFGTASHAPAAHPHQSPSLVKQQSVPQYDSSSSSATASPFFHPPAQHNGSAAFNGVEGGKWAAEDKHSQHPAPAPQVDPFEAQWAALEGKAKQRTNPSPTNPFSSDLQKTFEIEL, from the exons GATCTTATAGTTGATCAGACGATAGAGAAGGTTTCTTTCTGCGCACCAGACAGGAACTTTGACCGGGCGTTCTCCTACATCTGCCGAGATGGCACAACGAGGCGCTGGATCTGCCACTGCTTCATGGCTGTGAAGGACACG GGGGAAAGGTTGAGTCACGCCGTGGGCTGTGCATTTGCGGCGTGCCTGGAGCGAAAGCAGAAGCGAGAGAAGGAGTGTGGAGTGACTGCCACCTTTGATGCCAGCAGAACCACATTCACTAGAGAGGGGTCATTCAGGGTCACTACAGCTACTGAGCaagcagagagagaggaaattaTGAGACAGATGCCGGATGCTAAAG CAGTTGAAACAGAAGTGAAAACAGTAGCACCAGGTGCTGCACCAAACAATACTGCCCCCTCTTCTGGCTCACCAACCTCTCCTACTGCTGAAGTTGCTGCCTCTCTGGATAAAGAAATGAGCAACCCCCACGCTATCCCACGGCGGCACGCCCCCATAGAGCAGCTTGCCAGGCAAGGCTCTTTCAGGGgcttccctgccctgagccaaAAGATGTCTCCTTTTAAGCGCCAGTTGTCTTTGCGAATAAACGAGCTGCCTTCAACAGTGCAAAGGAAGACTGATTTCCCCATGAAAAACTCAG TCCCAGAGGTAGAAGGGGAAACAGACAGCATTAGTGCCCTGTGCTCTCAGATCACCAGTGCTTTCAGCACACCATCAGAAGATCCTTTCTCTTCGGCCCCCATGACAAAACCAGTGACAGTAGTTGCACCACAGTCTCCTGCCTTTCAAG TTAATGGCACTGACTCTGCCTTCTGTGTGCTTGCTGCTAAACCATCCCAAGCTGCTGTAGTGTCCACAGCTATGCCAGTTCGTGAAACCAATCCTTGGGCTCATGCTCCTGCTGCTAATACTGGAGCTGCAGCCGTGGTCGCCG GCACTGAATGGAGCAGCACCTCCTCAGGTGCGGCCTCACCGAGTCTCTTCCAAGGAAATCACAGACGTACTCCCTCAGAGGCAGACCGCTGGTTGGAAGAGGTCTCAAAGACTGTCAGAGCCCAACAGCAGCCaacctcagccccagccccacagccactgctccagcctcctccagcagctccagcctcccagTCAGCAACAGCCTTCCCAGTCAGCACCTTCATTGCGCCTCAGCCTGTGCCGGTGGGCGTGGTACCACCCATGCAGCCAGCATTTATTCCGGCTCAGCCGTATGCTGTAGCAAATGGGATGACCTATGCAGCTCCAAGCGTCCCCGTGGTCGGGATCACACCTTCCCAGATGGTGGCCAACGTCTTTGGTACTGCCAGCCACGCTCCGGCGGCCCACCCGCACCAGTCCCCCAGCCTGGTGAAGCAGCAGTCGGTCCCTCAGtatgacagcagcagcagcagtgccactgctaGCCCCTTCTTCCACCCGCCCGCGCAGCACAATGGCTCCGCTGCCTTCAACGGCGTGGAGGGGGGCAAGTGGGCTGCCGAGGACAAGCATTCGCAGCaccccgcgcccgccccgcagGTCGACCCCTTCGAGGCGCAGTGGGCGGCTCTGGAGGGCAAGGCCAAGCAGCGCACCAACCCCTCCCCCACCAACCCCTTCTCCAGTGACCTACAGAAGACATTTGAGATCGAACTCTGA